The Tenrec ecaudatus isolate mTenEca1 chromosome 12, mTenEca1.hap1, whole genome shotgun sequence genomic interval ttTGACTTGTTCGCACCCTCTTGACCAGAAACATCTGCTCCAGGTCTCCTTGAATGAGAGTCATCACAAGTTCAAGTCTGAAACAGCTGCCCTCAAATGGGAAGTGGTGCTGATGACTGGAAGGGAACCCCATGGAGGCCGCCTCCCCAGGCCCACCAGCAGCAGCACAGGTTTGAGGGAATTCAGCCAAGGGAACAAGCCCCAGAGTCCAAGGTCAAGGCTCCTGCAGGTTAAATCTCCTGCTTCCCTGCCCTTAATCCAGACAGGACAGGGAATGGGACACACCCAAGCCGCCCGCCCACCCACCCTTCTTTCTACTCACCTGAGTTTCTGGGAGGCACAGGCTGGAGCTGCTGGGGGCTCGAGGTGCCCCGCCTCCTCCTCAGGTCCTCGGGCTCTTTTAGCCTCGGAGCCCAGCAGTTCTTTCTGAGACAGGTGAACAGGCGCCAAGACTAGGGGAAGACAGGCTGTCAGCCTCAGCcagcccccagcagcccagagccggTAGCCCTTCTATTCCTGCCCAGCCCTCACCGTGAGGCTGCAGGCTCTCGTTGGTAAAAGGCCGGTTGATCActtccttggacctggcagcaaaGTTGAGTGCAGTGACTGTGTCCAGGTAGAAGCGCCTCTCGGGGGCAATGTTGGCAATGAGGATGCTGTGGGCGGAGCCACCCAGGGAGTCCTGGGGGAGGGACGGTAGGCAGTTAGGCAGGTGAGCACCCAACCTTCCCATTCCTTGACTGTGGACCCAAGACCCTCCTCCTCTGCTGTCCCCTTTAGCAAAACCCCAGGGGGGTGGCCTGACCTGCAGCAGGCGAGTGAGCTTGCTGTCCCGGTAGGGGACGCGAGGGAGGCCCAGGTTTAGCGCATCCACCACTTTGCCCAGCACGAAGAGGGAGGTGTTGATGGCGCCACTCTCCTTCAGCCGCAGCCCCTTGTTCCCCGTGCGCCGGTTGTCCTCTGAGCCAGCCAAGTCAATCAGGTAGAGCTTGCCCTCTCGCTGGCGAAATGGGGCCAGCCGTTCCCGCTGCTCtacctggggggagggagggggagggtaaaGCGAGGGCCCAGGCTTAGCTTGGACTGGAGGGGGCTTTCTCCCCACTCTCCAGTGCTCACCCGTCAGCAGCCCAGTCTTACCTTGACCAGAAGCACAGCGTGACTGCGGGATGAACGCTGGTTGAGCCTGGTGGCTCCGACTGTGCGGTTCCGACTGGCCGGCAGAAAGTGCTGCTCAAAGTCTGCAAAGCTGGTTATGGGCTTCTGGGTGAGGCCTGGGATCAGGATGTTTCCCCGGCAGTCTTCTCGGATCACCAGGTCTCCCGACGCAGGCTCCAGGAGGTCTAAGACCTGTTAGGGCAGCGAGAGGCTGGCCAGCTAGCTGCCTGACCTAGGCTTACCCGCTCTCATTGTCTTTGCTAGAACCCCGATCGCACCATCGGTTGCCCCAGCCTGTCTTCCCAGGTCTTGCCTCCCCTACTTGCTCAGAGCACTCTCAGGGGGCGGGAACAGGGCCTTCCTTTGACCCTGTCTCTTCCTTCTCCAACCAGAGGGCCGTTGTACCTTTTCCTGGTAGATTTCTAGGTAGGACATCGTGACGGAAAGGGCCCACGATCGGCCTTCAGCCCCCTCCTCCCTGGTGAGCTGCAGGAGGTCCATGAGAGCCCTTGGGATCACTCCGGGCTGCTCGGGGCTGCCCAGCATGGTGTGAGTCTTCCCTgcgcaggggagagtggggagagcaGATGTTTGCCCACCGCCTTCCCTACCCAGCCCTTTCTGACCCGTAGCCGGTCCCACCTGCTCCCCTACCTGCCCCCGTGGGCCCGTAGGCAAGCACACTGGCGTTCTGTCCTTCCAGCAAGTGCCTGAGGATGGGCTGCACAGACCCGGCATAGACATCCTGCTGGGAGCTCCTCTCGCCGTAGAAAGCGTCAAAcctgcaggcaggagggcaggggcTGAACGTTCCAGCCTCACGCACACCTGGAGACGGAGCCAGCCTGCAGCTAAACCAAGACGAGCCTCCACGGCTCTTCCTGCAGAGACCGTAGTGCTGCCCAGGGGACCCCTCTGGGCCAGAGCCTGGTCTGCTGCAGGGAGGCAGAGGGCCACCTTGACCTGGCTCTTGGTGGGTCCTGCCCTCTGGTGGGCTCAAGAGCTACACGACTAGGGCCCAGGAACTCAAGATGAGAAGGCCAGAGGAGATGGGAGACTTTTCAATCTGGTCCATAATGCACGTTGGGGGAATTGAGCCTTAAAGGAGCAAGGAGGCTCACATGGCAgcctatgaagaaaatagcacctgCGCTTCATGAAGGGTGAATAGAGGAGGCGGCTGTTTGACAGCCGAGACTCAGCACACCTGTGGTCCACCTGCCAggctcggggggtgggggtggggagcgagGTGCTGTGGCACAGCACCAAGGGGCTTAGTGTGGCTGGGACAAGCACGTGttgaggggcggggcggggaaggATGGAAAGGCACCCAGGCCAAATTGTCAAGGGGCCCAAATCCAGACTCCCTGCCCTCCCATCGTTCCTGATTtagagcagccctgcaggacagagtgggacaGCCCCTTCTGTGCTTTGGACGgtgactctctatgggagtagaaagccccgtctgtctCCCGCAGAATAGTGGGCGAGTTCCAAGTGCTGGCCTCGGGGacgagcagcccagtgcataagtaccccaccaccagggctccaagcagACTTACAAAGACTGACGGTCAGACTTTAGCCCAGGCCAGCTGGCCACCCCTTGGCCTCTTACAGTTCGAGGGACTCCCTTTATTTGGTCTGTACAGGTGTGATtttataactcccaccaaataattAGGCGGGACTAGGTAAATAAGGTGCATGGCTTCCTTGTGGCAGTGAGCCCATGCAAATAAGTTGTCTGGAGACCACAGTGAGGTTTGCCATCCACAAGGCTTACAAGGAGCCATCCTATTGGCAGCAAGGGGTGACCTCACGACCACCAAGAAAGACGAGCCAAGGGTGGGGTCCCTGTGCTGGTAACCTGCTAGATGCAGGAGCCTGAGTGTGAGCAGGCAGACTGGAGGGCAGGAGATGGCCAGAGTGGTGGCAGAGACATGGCAACAGCAACTCCGAGATGGGTGCAAGATGGCACAATGGGTGGTCTCGCTGACGCAGGAAGCCAGGCAGGGACAGCAGGCGTGCTAATCCAGGGAGCAAAGGGCAGAGCCTTTGGGCAGGAAGCTTCCTGGCAGAGTGGGCACGCGTTGGCGGAGCGTGGCTTGCTTACCCACGGAGCAAGGGGACGAAGTGCCTCTGGGCAGGTGGCTTCCCACTAGAGAGGGGACCTCTGGGCCCTGTCGGTAGAACTAAAGTGCTTTATAATATGGAACACTGAACTGAGCAGGGCAGAAAAGTTCTGATGGAAGAACTGTATGCTGTCACTCCTCCCTCCCAAATCCCACAATCCTGAAGATGATCCAAGAGTTCTGAGTGGTCACTGCAGTGAATTACTGGATGCAGACAAGAGTGCTGGGGGCGGGGACAGCTGGTGTTGGAACTGGTGAGCACACTAGAGAGGCGGCCTCATCTCCTCGTCTGCCCCCCCCAAACACCATCGGGATCAGCCCTGGGCTGGTGTTGAGAACTCCCTCCCCTTGTGAAGTTGGAGGAGGTCGGATGACACTGCACTGCCACTTTCACACCTGTAGTGACAGGCCACCAGATTTGGACTTTGATGTACGGCCCTTGTGAGTCGCCATCAAACCGGGCAGTCTTCTTTAGCACCATCTGACGGTCTGAGGGCCTGGGGTGACTGGCTGGTCTATTTTGgggtcttccccccccctccagcCCATCTTTGCTGCTCCGTCCCCTCAGAGGCTGGGAGCAGGAACGGGTCTGAGTCAGCCCTGAGCCCCTTCCCAAGAATCCTAGCGGGCATCCCCTGAGGGGGAGGGACGAGTGGAAGTGATGAGGACAAAGTTACACTCAGCAGGGACAGAGGGTCCTGTGGCAGCAGGTGGGAAACCCTGTGACACTGGAGCAGGCCAAGGGATGGAAGGAGGTGACGGGGGAAGGAAGGCCtagaccctactggtatttgagcGTCTCCTGGCGGTTCCTCCAGTTGGCGATCTCCAGAGAGCAGCTGTCCAGGCCTTGCACGCAGGGGCTATCACTGGCTCCAGCTGTCCCGTCCACAAATGGCCGCAGTCTCACAGCCACCCTCACTCGAGCGGGCGGTGGCTGCCGGCTAACCCTCGCCTTGCTTGGCAGACAGCGACCAGCTCCTAGAAGAGAGGAGACATTTTGCACGTGGAGTACGGTGATGGCGGAGGGAGCCGGGTTAGCTTGGCTGAGCGATCAGGGTGGAAATTCTCAGAGAAGGAGCTGGATGTCGCTGTCCCTACAGAGGACGATCACCAACTTGCATGGCaacttcaccccccacccccaaaaagacaaccaccaaactcactgccaccgccaGTGTGGACTCAACacgcctacaggacagggtagaactgcccctgtgggtctccgaggctgtgactctacggaagcagaaagcctcctttttctcccagggaacggctggtggttttgaatggctgaccttgaggtgagcagcccaacagggAACACCATTATGCCCCCAGAGCTGCTGCCAGGCACTCCACCCTGAAGGAATGCCCAGCCAAGGCCCAAAGGGTGCGTCAGGGTGGCTCCCAGGGAGAGTAcgggtgggggagcagggcaggcGGGCTGCGATCCACGGGTCACATCCACACTCCAGGGCTAGTTTCCGTGCCTGTTAAACCGAGCGGGCCTTGGAATGAAGGGAGCCCCAAGGAAAACGTCCACACACTGTAGGTTGGTACATTCAACTCCACAAAACAGTCGGTTCCACCCGACAGCCACTTACAGCTCGCTAACTAACCCTGTGCCTCAATTTCCTCCCCTGTAAGATGGGGAGAAGTAACAAGGTCCACTCGTTGAGTTGTTACAATAGAAAAGCTAATTCATGAGTACCTACTTTCAggataccaaaacaaacaaaccccaaacagagCCCACGTCTAGAATAAAACACcacaaccaaacacactgccactgagccggtcaatgccagctcatggcgaccctatccgACAGGCTAGAATCCAGGACTCTGACTCTACATCTTCCTCTCTCAGAgcggctgctggctttgaactgctcatcttgcagccagcagcccagaCGGTAGGTCctaggccaccaggctcctttactTTTAGACTAGCAGGTCGTGTTCGGGAGAAGCGCGCTGTTTGCTATTCGTCCTGCTTTCCCCCCAGGAGAGTGGACTTCGCTAACTTGCCCAGGGCCAACAGGGAGTTAGTGTGGGCATTGTTAGGTCGACAGCGTGGGCGGCGGAACTCCCACGCCCGTCAGAGGGATCGGAGGCTTTGGAGTTGGAGCCAAGTTCCATGGACTGGCTGGGCGACCCTGGACAGTTGCTTAAGCTTTCCAGGCCCCGGTTCCTCTGCAGAGAGAAGAGCAGCACATTATGTAAGGTTGCGAGGAGTTACTCTTAATGCTTAGTCAGCGGAGTGTCGGCGGGAGCAGCCACCACCTCCAGGACTGTTCTTTTGCTCCGCGGCTCCGAGGTGTCCCCGAGATCCTGTTAGGAATTCACTGTGCCCCTCCTCTGCATGCGGGCTGCAATGAGGCAGAActggtggcagtggtttggtttggacGGGCGGCTTTGAACCTCGGTGTTGGCGAAGGACATGCAAAGTACCACGGGCTGCAGAAGAACACGCAGGTCTGTCTTCGCAGAAGCACTGCGGGAACACGCCGTCAAAACAAGGAGGGGGAGGCTTTGTCTCACTCACTTTGCACGTGTTCTCAGGGGGACCAGTCCCTgacaaagggcatcatgcttggtagtgggtcggcaaaaaagaggaggaccTTCAGTTAGAGggtttgacccagtggctgcatgaCCGTGAGGAAGGTGCAGACCTGCGCCGGGACCCCTTCAAGAGACCCAGCCACAGTGTACCACAGTTAGCtctcgggggggaggggggacggacGTGCCCCACGGAGGTAGGAGCAAATGCCTGACCACAATGGTTAGCAACAGGAGTTCTAGGGACAAATATACGGCCCCAGGAGTCATCCCACCAGCCAACGTCACAGGTCTTTCCAACGAGAAACACTTCCAGCTAGCAAGCAGGGGTGAGACCCCGATGGCTCTCGAGTGACCTTATAAAAAGGTGCCCCATCCTGCTCTAGTCAGATTGGGTGTCGTTTGCTAGCTGGGTTGGTTGCAGTTAAGCTAGTTAACCCACTGGCGCTTCAGTTTCTCATCGTACATCACGGTCAACAGCAAACAACTGATAGCACTTGTCCGGCATTTCAATGAGTCCTCACCACGAAGTGCTTACAACTGTGCTTGGCACACAGTAAAGGCTGAAAACACACTAGACACTCTCCTAGAGAGACTCTCCTAGAGAGACTTCCCCACGGGAACAACCAGTGACCATTACTGAGTGAGGActcgaagcgcttgctgatgaagatcagattaCAGCCCTCAGGATGGAGTCCAACTCAACatacagaaaacacaaatcctCCCAACCGGACCAATAGGGAGCATCAAGCTAAATGGAGAAAGGACGgacgttgtcaagggttttgtcttgcttggatccacaagcgatgcttctggaagcagcagtcaggtggTCACAGAGGCACTGCACTGGGTGAACCTGTTgcccaagacctctgtagagaggtggcaagcaaggatgttactttgagaactaaggtgcacccgacctgttcactgccgtcgagtcaatgcgCACTCCTAGTGGtccttggtgggtttcccagagggTAACtttttcactggagtagaaagctcagtctttctcctagagttgctggtggtttcaaactgcccaccttttgggtcgcagcccaaagcgtaacctCTACACCACTGGGGTGAAAGTTGGCCACTGGATGAGGAAGACCTACAAACAGTCGGCCCatctgaatggtggtgctggtgaagaataccggagacaccacggactgccaaaaaagCCAagaaatctgtcatggaagaaggacactggcgataaacaagcggccatctagctgagaagcaacaaagtccacatggaagaagcacaccagcctgtgtgatcaccaggtgtcgaagggatcagttaccagcatcaaagaacaaaaaatcctatcattgtgaatgagtgcagagtggagacccaaagcccatctgcaggcaattggacatgcccttactgaagggtcatgggaagaagatgagccagtcagggtgcagtataacaccgatgagacatacaacattcctctagttctttaaccccctccccactatcatgaccccaattctaccttataaatccagagtatgtaccagaggatgtatactggtacagagagaactggaaacacagggaatccaggacagataacccctccaggaccaataacaagagtagtgattccaggaagggaagggggaaggtgggggagaaagagagaacccaTCAcatacaacaccccccccccccgggacagacaacagaaaagtgggtgaagggagacatcagacagtgtaagacatgaaaattttataaattctcaagcagaaatgaaatgttttgagcaggatgatggcaacaaatggacaaatgtgcttgacacaatggatggatggatggattgtggtaggagttgtacgagccccaataaaatgatttaaaaagaaaagtgtcTTGAGAAtagtgatggtaacatatgtacagttGACGTATGGATTGGTACCAGAACTgtgagagccctcaataaaatgtttaacaaaCAAGAAGCAGTGAGTTTTCTCTCCTCTGCTTTGGACACCGCTGTCAGGAAAGACGATTCCTGGAGAAAGGACGTCATGGTCGGTAAAGTCGCGGGGCTGCCAACAAGAGGCCGGGCCTGGCcccatggatcgacacagtggctgctgcccCGGTGATCTCCAACAGACAGTTGTGCGGCTGGTGCAGGATCGGCCGTGTTTCCTCCTGTCGTACATCGTGTCGCTTTGAGTGGGGAGCCAGGCCACCCCGGAACCAGGAACCTCGTCGAACCAGAATTTGGAGGGGAGGGGCCCAGGTAAACAAACACAAGCTTGGCCTCTCCCCGGCTGAAGGGAACGGTGAAAAGGGTGCAGTCCCCCCGTCTCACTTCTCTCGGCCATCAACCACAGCTGTCCACACGCCCGGTGGACCCCCGCCCGGTGGACAGAGGCCTGCCCCAGAACTCGCGCCCAACGCCTCCTTTGCGTCTGCGGTGGGCGACCGCCGCTGTCCTCGCAAAGCGAGGTTACAGACGCGGCCCACAGACGCAGGAGCCGAGGCTCACACAGGGCGAGTGCCCAGGGCTTGAGGAGGCGTCCGGCCTCCGCTCGGCTCTACCGATCCCCAAAAAGGGCGCCCCCAAGCTGCCACTTTCCCCTCGACTTCGCCTGGGCGCCACCTCGCCGACAGCTCGCTGAGGCGAGGCCCGGCCGGACTCCGACGCGAGGCCTCGCAAGGCTCCAGGTTTGGGTTCCCAACTCCACCCCAGGGGGCGGGGGGGCCCCAGTACCTGAAGTCGCCGTCGCCGTCGCCATCTCGGGCCGTTTCCGCTTCGCGCGGAGCTCCGCGTCCATTCCAGCCACCGCTCGGACCCGCCTTTCCATTCGAATTCCCGGAGGCTCCGCCCCCCTCGTAGAATCCGCCAATCGCGACTGCGTGCCGCCGGAAGCGCCTGTGGGGACCCGAGACTCTACCGCCCTCTGGTGCTCGCCCCCGGGGCCCAGTTAGAGAGACGGCCCCCCCCCGGAGGACGCATGCGTGCTCCCGCTACGCCGCGCAGCCGTTGACGTCGGCGCGCGCCCTGCGGCGCCCGGTGGGGAGCCTGGCGTTGGCAGCGGCGGCCGCCAGGGGAGCTGCGGAGCCCGCCTTGAACCTTGGAGCGTACCCTTTTCCCGGCGGACGCTGTGCAGTAATGCCgaccccccctccctgccttcccGCCACCCCGCTTTCCAAACACAGCCACGCATTTTGGTGCGAACCAGGCAGAAAGCGATGAAAGGCTCTTAATCGATGCATCCGAAAACTTCTCTGAGCTGGGATCACTTTTCACTCAGTTAAGTGGAAAAGACCAAGCAGACTCCCTGCCTTCGGTTGACCCCAGCGTTTGTTCTGGGAATGCGGGAGAGGTTTCGCCTGGAGACGGGATTGTCCCAGACCACGGGTGGCGGGCTGCACGTTCAGCGTTTTCTTCACTCACACTCAGGCGTTGCTTCCAGTTCTGGATTTGTGGGTCACAGAGCTCTTGATCTGTGGCTTCCAGAACTTGATTCCAATGCCAGGCGACTGCACTTCCACCGCCattccaaaaaaccaaactcactgccatggatggatgctgactcatagtgaccctataggacccggTAGAGCTGCCCCGTTGAGTCTCCCGCTCTTTCTCCCGcacaacggctggtggtttcaaactgctggctttgcagttaacagcccagcaactgcgatgccaccagggctcctaaagtctGTTGAATTCTCTATCGTTCTAGAATCCACTGAGCCCCAGACCACTGTGTGAGGTGTAGAAGCCAGGTGACCGATTTGTCCCTTATGTCTTGTTTCAGGGTAAAAAAGAGACCCCCCCAatctaaaatataatttaatgaGACCGTTTATTGTTCTAAAAGAGGCAAAGACAGACACATGATCAGGATGAGGAAGACCATTCGAACAAGGGGAAAATGGAGTGCAAGGTCTCGTTGAAATACGAAGCTTCAAGAAGGCcatgggagggggaagaaaactgtcacaaagcatgattggtggcagatcaatacgtcACAGTGACAGATGGTACCACAGAAGCAGGATGGGATCCTGAGTGGGACACGCACATTGTTAGATGGAAGAGCTTACATCATTGATCCAGGGCCTTCCAACCCCCAACAGGGCGAAACTTGTAGGGCTATGAGATCTCTCTCAAGGACACACCACAGACCCAGGCAAGAGACTGCCCCTCCATGGGCTGGTTTGAGATGGGTGGAGGTCATCTACTTTCCAAAGGCACTCTACCAGAGGCAAGACCATATCCTTGGTCTGTGTCACCCATAGTCCTCTGTAATCCAGGGTGCTCAGCACTCAAGCTCTAGAACACGTTGCATGTCTGAGCCCAGCACTGGTAACTCAGCACCCAGCCTATGGGGGTGAGTGTTAAAGGTATGCTGGGTCGTCCATGTACACTGCCCTGTGTCCTTGGAGAAGTCTCTCTAGAGATGAGCATTCTCTTCTCTTTGAAAGCCTGGTCACGCCCAAGTGTATACATTATGCTCCAGCGCCTTACAACATAAGTCATAGAGCAGTGGCTTTCATACGTTTTGGTCTATAGGCCCCTTTAAACTCTTTGAAAAGATcttcattttatatttgttgTAGGACAAAATCCCAGTCAAAGCAAAAGAAGTAGAAAGCACTTGGTGAATTGTGGTGGCATCGAACAAACACACACAGTGTCGGCGCTCCGGTCTGCAGGAGCTAAGGAGAGATGTTGACAGGCGGAAAGCGGCAACTTCTCAGCAACATTCTGACTGGTTGCACACCCAGCTCCCCAGACGCCTCCAGACTTGCTTAAGCGTAGCGACATTCTTGCAAAGATTTCCCACCTCCCCTAGGACTTTTCCAACTTGGGACTTTCACAAACTTGTCTAAGCATGCCTGGATTTGCCTGGAATTGTTTCAGAAACACATTGCCCGTTCAGCAACTTGTTGACATGAATACAAGGGCTATCGGGTACAGCAGAAGGAGCACAGTGGAGTTTGCTTCGTCACCGTCTATCTGTCCAGGTGGACAGATTGCCACCTGGCTTCTACACCTCACACCGTGGCTCAGTATGCACTAGAATGATAGAGAATCAACTGATGTTAGGCCCCTCGTGGTATCGTTGTTGCTGCGCTGTTTacagaaaggccagcagtttgaaaccaccagccgctgtgcGGGAGACAGGGGGACTCACAGGGAAAGCTCTAGccggtcctacagggttgctatgagtcggcaccaagtctatggcagtgagtttggtttttgggaaTAGGGGTTGAAGCACGACTGATTGGCATTGAAGCCCAGCTTTGTGCCCGCATTAGCCACTTTATGATGCCAGCCACCCCAGACTCTGAGTGCCCTCACACACTTAAAAGTAGAAATGAGACCTGAGACGAAAGTCTGTAGAACTAAGAGAGAATCCACTCACGCCTCTGTcagtcatttcttttttattaaaagatcattttattggggactctttgaactcttgttacaatccatacaccgattgcaccaggcatgtttgtacatatgttgccttcattcatttctagacatttactttctatgagcccgtggtatcagctcctccttctccccctccctccaccctcataccccttgatagatgataaattattaatattttcatatcatacactgcctgctgtctcccttccgccatgttttctgttgttctcctccctggaggggggtgtggttatgtgtcaatcattgcgataggttccccctttctcccatcctctccgcccaccttcc includes:
- the KIF22 gene encoding kinesin-like protein KIF22; the protein is MERRVRAVAGMDAELRAKRKRPEMATATATSGAGRCLPSKARVSRQPPPARVRVAVRLRPFVDGTAGASDSPCVQGLDSCSLEIANWRNRQETLKYQFDAFYGERSSQQDVYAGSVQPILRHLLEGQNASVLAYGPTGAGKTHTMLGSPEQPGVIPRALMDLLQLTREEGAEGRSWALSVTMSYLEIYQEKVLDLLEPASGDLVIREDCRGNILIPGLTQKPITSFADFEQHFLPASRNRTVGATRLNQRSSRSHAVLLVKVEQRERLAPFRQREGKLYLIDLAGSEDNRRTGNKGLRLKESGAINTSLFVLGKVVDALNLGLPRVPYRDSKLTRLLQDSLGGSAHSILIANIAPERRFYLDTVTALNFAARSKEVINRPFTNESLQPHVLAPVHLSQKELLGSEAKRARGPEEEAGHLEPPAAPACASQKLSPLQKLSSMDPAMLERLLSLDRLLGSQGSQGTPLLNTPRRERMVLMKTVEEKDMEIKMLKVKQKELEAKVLAQEAMDPKEKENSPPARLRPLSRRTVTVAKPLKRAVVMPLQLLQEQAASPSAEIHILKKKGRKRKLESLCASEPEEKAEEGWEPQISPELLAHGRQKILDLLNQGSARDLRSLQRIGQKKAQLIVGWRELHGPFSQVEDLERVEGISGKQMESFLKANILGLAAGHPCGSS